One Dreissena polymorpha isolate Duluth1 chromosome 9, UMN_Dpol_1.0, whole genome shotgun sequence genomic window carries:
- the LOC127846302 gene encoding zinc finger protein 862-like, producing MEIPSSTINSLLDLQTKNGLNIKYTNLSPDTVSEIQTSIEHVLREGLVNDIKSSPVFAMMLDESTDLTVDKRLSICVRYIKAGEPVTNMLVNVHLEDGTAHTIMNCVAHEFERHGIDLANCTSLATDGAAVMLGKHKGVGQQLVSKYSPFCIQTHCMAHRLNLACTDSIKKNDFMIKFREKFSSLYSFISGSSNRTLALKKIQEILKEPEIKIKEPYSISWLGLKNAVSAVFESFGSVLATLSKFAAEKNSVAKGLLKYFSSYKVALAIAFILDVHNELAVLSCELQKKNLLFSEIKPVMDATVSKLSSLEATDGKCLTSMKTDIEITDDGAFFSGEKLKYHDNMGSEFATVRKDYIKRMKKNISDRFRKTDSDHYNDFCTLFEPQQINISTQEECNEALESLSTFYGYEKTVKVIDGNLIEGLQETVRVVQPLVDPAKVQEEWPRFQGMVKGAYADMPTNKRVILLHNDIIPNIAKLAAIALCLQPTSVECERTFSTQNRLKCKQRASLGNEALNTLMTICMLGPDISKYDPSPAVIYWLRHKRRRKPRLQSAYKPRAKKQKTC from the exons ATGGAGATACCCTCAAGCACCATAAACTCCCTTCTGGATTTACAAACCAAAAATGGACTTAACATCAAATACACTAATTTGAGCCCCGACACGGTTTCAGAAATCCAGACTTCTATTGAGCATGTACTACGTGAGGGACTTGTGAATGATATAAAGTCATCTCCTGTTTTCGCCATGATGTTGGATGAAAGTACAGATCTGACTGTAGACAAGAGACTTAGTATATGTGTTCG ATATATCAAGGCAGGAGAACCCGTCACAAATATGCTGGTTAATGTTCATCTAGAAGATGGTACTGCACACACTATCATGAACTGTGTAGCACATGAATTTGAAAGGCATGGTATAGACCTTGCAAACTGTACATCATTAGCCACGGATGGGGCTGCTGTTATGCTAGGTAAACATAAGGGAGTAGGACAGCAATTGGTCAGCAAGTACTCTCCATTCTGTATCCAGACACATTGTATGGCTCATAGGCTAAACCTGGCATGTACAGATTCTATCAAGAAAAATGACTTTATGATAAAATTCAGAGAGAAATTCAGTTCTTTGTACTCGTTTATAAGTGGATCAAGTAACAGAACATTGGCACTTAAGAAGATTCAGGAAATACTCAAAGAACCTGAGATAAAGATCAAAGAGCCTTATTCTATTAGCTGGTTGGGTTTGAAAAATGCAGTTTCAGCTGTGTTCGAGTCGTTTGGGTCTGTTTTGGCAACATTGTCAAAATTCGCTGCAGAGAAGAATTCTGTGGCCAAGGGACTCCTGAAGTATTTCAGCTCATACAAGGTTGCCCTAGCAATTGCCTTCATTTTGGATGTTCATAATGAGCTAGCAGTACTAAGCTGTGAGTTACAGAAGAAAAATCTTCTATTCAGTGAAATCAAACCAGTGATGGATGCAACTGTGTCCAAATTGTCTTCTTTGGAAGCCACAGATGGAAAGTGTTTGACATCAATGAAGACTGATATAGAGATAACAGATGATGGAGCTTTCTTTTCTGGAGAAAAGCTGAAGTACCATGATAACATGGGAAGTGAATTTGCTACCGTGAGGAAAGACTACATCAAAAGGATGAAAAAGAACATCAGTGACAGGTTTAGGAAAACAGACAGTGATCACTATAATGACTTTTGTACTTTGTTTGAACCCCAGCAGATAAACATTTCCACACAGGAGGAATGTAATGAAGCACTCGAGTCTTTGTCCACCTTCTATGGCTACGAGAAAACAGTGAAAGTGATTGACGGCAACCTCATTGAGGGACTACAAGAAACAGTGAGAGTAGTTCAGCCTCTAGTAGACCCAGCCAAGGTCCAGGAGGAATGGCCGAGATTTCAGGGTATGGTGAAGGGAGCTTATGCTGATATGCCCACTAATAAGAGGGTAATACTACTGCACAATGACATTATACCCAATATAGCCAAGCTGGCAGCAATAGCCCTCTGCCTGCAACCTACCAGTGTTGAGTGCGAAAGAACATTTAGCACACAGAACAGACTCAAATGCAAACAAAGAGCTTCCCTAGGAAATGAAGCATTAAACACCCTCATGACAATTTGTATGCTGGGGCCAGACATATCAAAATATGATCCCTCACCAGCTGTCATTTACTGGCTTAGGCACAAAAGGAGAAGGAAGCCTAGACTGCAGAGTGCATACAAGCCAAGAGCTAAGAAACAAAAAACTTGCTGA